ACAAAAACCGCGGTGATCCCGCGTTCACCCGCCAGCTCCCGGCCCGCCTCGTAACCCGAGCGCGGGCTCCAGTCACCCCGCAGCACCGGCGGCGGTTCCGCGTCGTGCCGCTTGAGCGTGCGCCGCCACGCCTGTTCGCGCGCCCGCGCCTCCAGCCAGTCCGCCGGGCCCGCCACGTGCCAGACCGTGCGGTGACCGAGGCCGAGCAGGTGCTCGGTGACCTGCCGGGCACCATCGCGCTGGTCCACCGAGATCACCGGGATCGAGGCCCGGTCGGTGTCGGCCACCGCGACCATCGGGACCCCGCCCGGCGCCGCCCGCAGCGCCGGCTTGGCCACCACGTGCGGGGCGATCACCACCACGCCTTCGACCGCCTGGCGGCGCAGGCTTTCCACCGCGGCGGCGATGGAGTCCCGCCGCGGATCGCTGACACTGGCGATGGAAATGCCGTACCCGGCCTCGCGGGCGGCGTGCTCCACGCCGAACAGGGTGCTGGCCGGGCCGAACAGGGTGGAGTCGAGCGCGACCACGCCGAGATTGCGCGAGCGGCCGGTGGCCAGCGCGCGGGCGGTGGAATTGGGCCGGTAGCCCAGTTCCTCGATGGCGGCGAGCACCTTCTCCCTGGTTTCCGCGCGGACCGGCCCGGTCTCGTTGATCACCCGGGAAACGGTCATATGGGAAACACCGGCCAGCGAGGCCACATCGGTGAGCGCGGGCAGCCGCACGGCGGGTGCCGGCTCGACCGCTTCGGTCCGCTTCGCCACGCTGCCTCCTCTGTTCCCCGGACGGGTTCGCCGGGGAGAACCCTACTCGACACGGGCAAGTGTTAGCGATAACACTTAGCGCGTCAAGTCTCGGATCCATCACCGTGCACCGCTGCCGAAAGGATCGCCGAAGATGCTGACCCGCCTGCTGCTCAGCGTGTCCGTCCTGTTAGGACTCGCAGTGACCCCGCAAGCCGTTGCCGCCACACCGAACTCCGGTTACCTGTTCGCCTACTTCACCGGTGAGGGCACCCCGGACGGCGAGCAGATCTACTTCGCCGCCAGCCGCGGCGACGACCCGCTGGCCTGGGACGAGCTCAACGGCGGCAAGCCGGTGCTCACCTCCACGCTGGGCGATCGCGGGGTGCGGGATCCGTTCCTGCTGCGCTCGCCAGACGGCCGCCGGTTCTACCTGCTGGCCACCGACCTGAAGATGCACGGCAACGGGAACTGGGACCAGGTGCAGCGCACCGGGAGCCGGTCGATCATGGTGTGGGAGTCGGCCGATCTGGTGCACTGGTCGGCGCAGCGCTCGGCGCTGGTGTCGCCGCCGACCGCCGGGAACACCTGGGCGCCGGAGGCGTACTGGAACGCGGCGACCGGTTCGTACGTGGTTTTCTGGGCGTCGAAGCTGTACGCCGAAAACGACCCGCAGCACCTCGGCGACAGCTACAACCGGATGATGTACGCGACCACCACGGACTTCGTGCACTTCAGCGAAGCGCGGGTGTGGAACGATCCGGGCTATTCGGTCATCGACTCCACGGTGATCGCCTCGGACGGGGTGTACCACCGCTTCACCAAGGACGAGCGGAACCCGTCGTCGTCCACGCCGTGCAGCAAGTTCATCCTGCAGGAGAGTTCGGCGGACCTGCTGGCGCCGTCGTGGGACTTCACCGCCGACTGCATCGGGAAGGGCGCAATCAGCCGGGGTGAGGGCCCGACGGTCTTCAAGGCGAACACCGGGAACAAGTGGTACCTGTTCATCGACGAGTTCGGCGGGCGCGGGTACGTGCCCTTCGAAACCACGGACCTGGCCTCGGGGAAGTGGGCGATGTCGCCTTCGTTCGACCTGCCCACCTCCCCGCGGCACGGCACCGTGCTACCGCTCAACCCGGCGGAACACCACCGGGTCACCCGCACCCTGCGCTGAGCGGCCCTACGGGAGGGGACGCAGGCGCAGGAAGGTGATCGAGTGGGGCGGGAAGGTGTGGTCGAACACCGAGGCCAGTCCATCCACAGTGGACTCCATTGGCCGGATGGGGGTGGCGGTCTCGGTGTTCACCGCGTCCGGCGGGCCGGACAATGTGGTGACCCGGCCCTGTGGCGCGATCCGGGTGCCGCCCAGGTCCACGCGCGTCGTGGCGGGGGCGGACTGGGCGTTGACCACCTTCACGATCAGGTCACCGGTGGCCGCGTCGTGGGTGACCACCTGGCGGAACGGCTCGGCCACCTTGTCGTCGGTGAACTCGCCCCACTTGACGCCGTCGAGGAACAGGGACACGTGGCGGTTCCGGACCTCGACACGGACGTCGTAGGTCCGGCCCTCCTCGATGCGGGTGCCGTTCTCCACCAGGGTCTGCTTCGCCCCGCCGGTCGCCTTTTCCACCGCCGAGCGCGTGTTGGCCCAGCCGCCCAGGTTCCACCAGTAGTAGTCCCCGGTACCCCGCACGCCGAAGCCGATCAGGAAGCCCTCCGCCCCGGCCTGCTTGGTCGCCTTCACCGACAGGTCGTAGTTCTGCCACCCCGGATCCCCGGCGGTCACCATGGTGTTCTCCGCCGTCACGTCGGACTGCACGTACGCGCCGTTGTCCACCGACCAGTTCCCGCGCCCGCTGATGTTCGTCCACTTCTGCGCACCGGCCGAGAAATCGTCGGCGAACAGACCCGTGCCGTCGGCCGCGGTCACCGTGACGTCGTCGTAGCGCGCGCTGGTCAGCCACGTCGAGAGGCCCACCGCACCGGTGATCGGGCCGTTCACGATCGGCGTCGGCGTGGACGTGCTCGGCACCACGCGGTCACCGACGTTGGTCATGAACAGTTTCTGCGTCTCGTAGCTGGTCGAGCCCCACGACGCCGAGTTGGTGAACCAGATCATGTCCGGCCGCCACTGGTTGTTGTCCCGGTCGGCGAGCAGCGGCGCGTACGAAGCCAGCCGCACCACGTCGGCGTTGCGCTCCAGCCCGGTCATGAACGCGGCTTCGGCGAGCGAGTTCGCGAACCGGTTGTCCTGCGAGGCGTACTCCCCCAGGAACACCTTGGGGCCCTTGCGATCGTAGGTGTCGTACCGGTTGTTGTTCTCCAGGAACCACTGTGGACTGTTGTAGTAGTGCTCGTCGACCATGTCCACGTTCGCGGCGCGGTTCAGCTCCCAGGCGCGGTCGAAGGTGGCGCCCGCGTCGTCCGGCCCGGAGTTGCTGATCACGGTGATCTCCGGGTACTTCGCGTTGATCGCCTTGCGGAATTCGGTGAACCGTTCGAAGAACTCGTCCGGCAGGTTCTCCTCGTTGCCCACCCCGAGGTGCGTCAGGCCGAACGGCTCCGGGTGCCCCATCTGCGCCCGCCGGGCGCCCCACGGTGAATCGGCGGGGCCGTTGGCGAACTCGATCAGGTCCAAAGTGTCCTGGATGTGGCGCTGCAGCAGTTCCGGGTCGTCGGTGGCCTGGTTCTGCCCGCATCCGGTGACCAGCGCGGGCACCACCGGCAGCGGCATCGCGCCGATGTCCTCGGCGAACTGGAAGTACTCGAAGTAGCCGAGCCCGTAGGACTGGTTGTAGCCCCAGAAGTTCGCGTTGGTGGCGCGTTCCTCGACCGGGCCGACGGTGTCCTTCCACTGGTACGAGCGGCGGCGTTCCCAGTCCGGCGCTTCGTAGGCCTCGTGGCTGCCGGTGTTGACCAGGCAGCCGCCGGGAAAGCGCACGAAGCCGGGCTCCAGCGCGGCGATCTTCTCGGCCAGATCACGCCGCAAACCGTTGGGGCGGTTCATGAAGGTGTCGCGCGGGAAGAGCGAAACCATGTCCAGGCCTACCGAAGCGCCCGCGGTCACCGTGAGACGGCCGGTCGAACTGGATTCCCGCGCGGTGAAGCTGCCGGTGTACTTCGCCCACTCCCCCTTGGCCGTGACCAGCACCGGCCGTGCCAGGGAAGCACCAGCCGCGTCGGTGAGGCTCGCCGTGAGCTGGGCGTTTCCGCGCGCCCACACCGAGAAGTCGTACCGCTTTCCCTTCTCCACCGCGATTCCCGCGTTGTAACCGGCATTGGTCACGCCGAACGAACCGCCGGTCACGTCCAGCTTCAGGTAGCGCCGGTTGCGTTCGTTGAGCCTGCCCGCGTCGTCGGCGACGGTGGCGGTTCCGCCCGAGGCAGCCGGTGTCCACGCCGTCAGACCGGTGAACGAGGCGTTGTCGGCGCGGTCGAACTCGAACGACCGGTTCCGCACCAGTTCGCCGTACAGCCCGCCGTCGGCGGCGTGATTGATGTCCTCGAAGAAAACCCCGTACATGCTGCGCGGCAGCTCCGGCCCGTCCGCCGCCGCATCGATCTCGAGCCGGTAGGCGGGTGCGGCCTGCGCGGCCACCGGAAGGGGCGCGACCGCCAGCGCGGTCAGCGCGGCGAGGGCTAGTCCGAACCTCAGTGATCGTCTGGACACCGCTGTCCTCTCTCGCGAGGTATGTGAGCGCTAACATTCAGCTGTCCGCCGCCACGCACTGTCAACTGAGGTCCAGCGGGCCGCACAAGTACGGCGTTGACACCCAGCTGATCTTGGTCCTACCGTTCGTTCAACTACCGGACGTTGTTCGAGATTTCGAACACTGCAGAGCCGCAGCTTGGGGGCACCTTGGACACCGACCTCTCCCGCGGGGCCATTCGCAAGATCACCCTGCGCTTGCTGCCCCTGCTGGCCGTGCTCTACGTGATCGCCTACATCGACCGGTCCAACGTCGGCTTCGCGAAGCTGACCCTGCAAGCCGAACTCGGCCTGTCGGCGACCGTGTTCACGCTCGGACAGGTGTTCTTCTTCGTCGCGTACGCGCTGCTGGAAGTGCCGAGCAATCTCGCGCTGCACCGCTTCGGCGCGCACCGCTGGATCGCCCGGATCATGCTCACCTGGGGCCTGGTCACCCTGGCCACCGCGCTGGTCACCGAAACCTGGCAGTTCTACCTCGCGAGGTTCCTCCTCGGCGCGGCCGAGGCCGGCTTCTTCCCCGGCGTGCTCTACTACCTGACCCGCTGGTTCCCCTCGGCGCACCGGAGCACCGCGATCGGGCTGTTCATGCTGGCCGGCCCGATCTCGTTCATCATCGGCAATCCGCTCATGGGCGGGCTCAACGACCTGCACGGGGTGTGGGGGCTCGACGGCTGGCAGTGGATCTTCCTGGCCACCGGCGTGCCCGCGGTGCTCGCCGCGCCGGTCGTGCTCTGGCTGCTGCCACGCGAACCGGACACCGCCACCTGGCTCACCCCGGCCGAACGCGGCTGGGTGCGCACGCGGCTGGACGAGGAAGCCGCCGTCGCCGGGTCGCAGCCGCACAACGCGTGGGCGGTGCTCAAGGACCGCCGGGTGGTCTCGCTGGCCGTGTTCTTCCTCTGCTTCCCGCTGGCCACCTACGGCCTGGCGTTCTGGCTGCCCACGATCGTCGACGGTTTCGGGGAGCTGTCCGGTTTCTCGGTCGGCCTGCTCTCCGCGGTCCCCTACCTCTGCGTGATGGCCGGGCTGGTGGTGGTGCCGAAGCTGGCGAAGACCCGCGGCACCCCGTTCGGCTGGCTGGCGCTGATGCTCGGCCTGAGCGCGGGCGGTTTCCTGCTCGCGGCCGTGTCCGGCAGCCCGTGGCTGCAGATGCTGGGCATCTGCGTGGCCTCGGTCGGCGGGTACGCGGCCCAGCCGGTGATGTGGGGCATCGTGCCGAAGTTCCTCTCCGGCGCGGCCGCGGCGGCCGGGATCGGCGCGATCAACGGGATCGGCAATCTTGGCGGCGGCTTCGGGCCGATGGGCATCGCGGCGATCGTGGACGCCACCGGTTCGGCGCTGACCGGGCTCGTTTTCCTCATCGTCGTGTCGGTACTGGGCATACTGGGCACGTTCGTCCTGCGCCGCGTGCTCCGCCCGGTAACAACCGGGGACCCGGTGACGAGTCACTGACGAACCCCTGGGAGGCGGCATGGCGATCCACTACTACGACTCGTCCGGCCTGTGGATCGCCTTCCGCCGCAAGGAAGGCGACCGGTACCTGTTCAACTCGCACGCCGAGTGGATCGGCTGGTTCCCGTGGGGCGACAAGGACGCGGTGACCACCACCGGCGACTACCTGGGCACCGTGGTCACGGACCGGCTGCTGCACCGGCACCACCAGCCGTACCGCGGTTATCCCGGCTTCCCCGGTTTCCCCGGCTATCCGGGGCACCCGTCCTATCCCGGCCACTGGGGACCGCGTTCGCTGCCGGCCGGATTCGTCGACGTGCCCGCCAGGCTGCTCAGATCGAATTCGGACTGAGCGAGGGCAGTTCGCCGCGTTCCGCCAGCGCCTCGACCGCTTCGCGGATCGCGTCGAGCGAGCTGTACCGCGGCTCGAAACCCAGGAGACGGCGCGCTTTCTCGATGCTCGCGTTCGGGCTGTGCGCGATGTGGTCCCAGGTCAGTTCGGCCGCACGCGCGTCGACCGTCTCCCGCCACTGCTCCCAGCCGAGGTAGGACAACTCCGCGGAACGCCCGTACCAACCCGCGACGGCTTCCGCGTACCCGCGCAACGTGAGCGCGGCCGGGGAGACCACATGAAAGCTCTCCCCGATGGAGACGCTCCGGTTTGCCATCGCGGCGGTGAACGACTGCGCCACGTCGTCGGCGTGCACGTGGTGCAGCGTCTCCATGCCGAGATTGGGCAGCACCAGTTCCTCCCCGGCGGCCAGCGCCCGGAACACTCCGAGGTCGAGGTTCCCGGCGGGATTGACCGGCGGCCGGCCGGGGCCGCAGATGTGGCCGGGGTGCAGCAGGGTCGCCGGGAAACCGTGCCGCCGCGCCTGGTCCAGCAGGTAGCTCTCGATCCCGGCCTTCGCGATGCCGTAGGTGCCGAACGGCCGCCGCGGCAGGTCCTCGGTGGCCGGTACGCGCGTGCTCGCACCGTGCACCCAGATCGTGCCGCAGTGCAGGAAGTGCTGGATCCGCCCGTGCAGCGCCCCGACCAGCTGCCGCGCGCTCTCCTCGCGGAAGCAGATCAGGTCGATCACCACGTCCGGTGCGAGCTGGCGGACACGAGGTCCGAACGCACCGGTCCGCTCCTCGTCGTCGCGGTCGGCGCTCACCGTGGTGACCGACCGCCAGGCCTCGTGCGGCCGGTAGGGCTCGGACCGGCCGCGGCTCACCACCACCACCTCGTACCCACCGGTGACCAGCCTCGGGATGAGGTAACCGCCGATGTGCCCGGTACCGCCCAGCACCACCACCCGAGTCATACGGACATCGTAGGGACGAACACCGATGAGTTCCGGGTTCGCGGCCGGTCTGCCTCGATGAGGAAAGGACGGCCCGATGGACGAACTGCAGGAACTGCTGGACACCCACGTGGCAGCCGGGACCGTGCCCGGCGCGGTGGCGCTGGTGGCACGCGGTGATCGAGTCGAGGTGCGGACCGCCGGGTTCGCCGACATCGAGTCCGGGACGCCGATGGCGGCGGACTCGATCTTCCGGCTCGCGTCGATCACCAAGCCGATCGTCGCCGCCGCGGTCCTGGTGCTCGTCGAGGACGGCGTGCTCGCGTTCGACGATCCCGTCGCGAAGTGGCTGCCGGAACTGGCGTCGCCGATGGTGGTGCGCACCCCGGACGGACCGGTCGACGACCTGGTGCCCGCCGTCCGCCCGATCACCGTGGCGCACCTGCTCACCTCGACCGCCGGGTACGGCTTCTCCTCCGACTTCTCGCGCCCCGCCGTGCAGGCGCTGTTCAGCGTGCAGAAGGACGGCCGCGAACCGCAGCACGTGCCACCGCCGGACGAGTGGCTGGCCGCGCTGTCCCGCGTTCCGCTCGGGCACCAGCCCGGCGAGGGATGGCTCTACAACACCAGTTCCGACCTCCAGGGCGTGCTGATCGCCAGGGCGAGCGGGCGGTCGCTGCCGGAGTTCCTCGCCGAGCGCCTGTTCGAGCCGCTGGGCATGACCGACACCGGATTCGCCGTGCCGCCGGAACAGCGGCACCGCTTCACCACCTACTACCGCCCGTCGGCGGACGGGTTCGAGCGGGCCGACGGCCCGGACGGGCAGTGGAGCCACCTCCCCGCCTTCCCGTCCGGTGCGGGCGGGCTGGTGTCGACCGCGCGCGACTGGCACCGGTTCGCCCGGATGCTGCTGGCGGGCGGTGAGCACGTGCTGTCCGCGGAGTCGGTGCGGCAGCTGGTGACCGACCAGCTCACCCGGTCGCAGCGCGAAGGCAGCGAACTGTTCCTGGAGGGGCAGAGCTGGGGCTTCGGCGGCGCGGTGGACGTGGATCCGGTGGACCCGTGGATCGTGCCGGGCCGGTACGGCTGGATCGGCGGCACCGGCACCACGGCGCACCTGGTGCCGTCGACCGGCGCGATCGCCGTCCTGCTCACCCAGGTGGCCTCGGACGGCCCGGAGGCGCCGAAGCTGATGCGGGACTTCTGGACGCTGGCAAACGCGGAACGAACCCTTCCGCATTGACCCATAACGTCATTCCCATGACCGAAATCCAGCCCTTCCGCATCGACATCCCGCAGGCCGAAATCGACGACCTCCGCGACCGCGTCGCCCGCACCCGGTGGCCTCGCGAACTGCCCGGTACCGGCTGGGAACGCGGGGTGCCGGTCGGCTACCTGCGTGAACTGGCCACCTACTGGGCCGAGGAGTTCGATTGGCGTGAGCAGGAGGCGCGGCTCAACGAGATCCCGCAGTTCACCACGGAGATCGACGGGCAGCGCGTCCACTTCCTGCACGTCCGCTCGCCGGAGCCGGGCGCGCGGCCGCTGCTGATGATCCACGGCTGGCCGAGTTCACCGATCGAGTTCCTCCGGGTGATCGGCCCGCTGACCGATCCGCGGGCGCACGGCGGCGACCCGGCCAAGGCGTTCGACCTGGTGATCCCGTCGCTGCCCGGGTACGGCTTCTCCACGCCGATGGCCGGTGCGGGCTGGGGCAACCTGTTCCGCGTCGCGCAGGCGTGGGCGGAGCTGATGCGGCGGCTGGGTTATGCGCGCTACGTCGTGCAGGGCACCGACGCGGGCGCGGGCGTCGCGCAGTTGCTCGCCATGGTCGACGGCGAACGGGTCGCCGGTGTGCACGTGACCGGCACGGCCGCGGCCATGCCGTTCGGCCCGCCGATCGAGACCGCCGGACTGTCCCCGGCGGACCGGGCCCGGGCCGAGCGGTTCAACCGGATCCAGCAGGACGGGCTGGGCTACCTGCACATCCAGGCGACCCGGCCGCAGACCGTCGGGTACGGGCTGCACGACTCGCCGGTGGCGCAGCTCGCCTGGATCGCCGAGAAGTTCCGCGAGTGGACCGGTCCGGCGCACGACCTGCCGGAAAAGGCGGTCGACCGCGACCAGCTGCTCACCGCGATCAGCGTTTTCTGGTTCACCGGCGCCGGGATGTCCTCCGCGCACGCGGTCTACGAGGGCATGCGGGTCTACCGCGAGATGGCCGCGCACCAGCCGCCCGCGGACGAGCTGCCGCCCGGCCCGCCGGTCGGTTACGCGGTCTTCGCCGGCGACGACACGATCCGCTCGCTGGCCGATCCGGCCGGCCGGGTTTCCCACTGGTCGGAATTCGGCAGCGGCGGGCACTTCCCGGCGATGGAGGTCCCCGGCCTGCTGGTCGGTGACCTGCGGAAATTCTACGCCGATTTGCCTTGATCAAGTTGCCACCGGCGGCCTCGCACCTAGGGTGGGGCCATGACGTGCAGCGGACTGCCGGAGCAGGCGTCCCGGTGGACCGAGGACGAGCAGGAACGCGCCGCCCTGGTGCTCGGCGGACAGGCCACCGTGGTCAACGTCCGGAAGAACGGGCCGCACCGGCGGCTGGTGCCATGGCTGACCGAGGCGGGCCTGCTGACCTACATCGGTCACGCCGGTGCCAGGCACACCTGGCCGGAATCGGATTTCGCCAGCCCGTTCGTCGCCGAGGCCAGGACCGACCGGGCGCTGGCGGTCCGGTTGTACGAGGAGTGGCTGGACCTGCAGCCCGCCCTGCTCCGGCGGCTCGGGCTCGGTGAGCTGCGGGGGCGGGCGCTCGGCTGCTGGTGCGCGCCGAGCCAGTGCCACGGCGACGTGCTCGCCGGCCGGCACCGCGGGCCACTGATCTCGATCAGGTAACGCCGGTCCGGGCCGGTGGGCTGGGCGCACCGCTAGGGTCCCTGGCGTGACTTCGCTCCAGGCCCGGCCCGCGTCGCTGACCGCCGCCTTCCTGCTGGCCGTGC
The genomic region above belongs to Amycolatopsis sp. YIM 10 and contains:
- a CDS encoding NAD(P)-dependent oxidoreductase; the protein is MTRVVVLGGTGHIGGYLIPRLVTGGYEVVVVSRGRSEPYRPHEAWRSVTTVSADRDDEERTGAFGPRVRQLAPDVVIDLICFREESARQLVGALHGRIQHFLHCGTIWVHGASTRVPATEDLPRRPFGTYGIAKAGIESYLLDQARRHGFPATLLHPGHICGPGRPPVNPAGNLDLGVFRALAAGEELVLPNLGMETLHHVHADDVAQSFTAAMANRSVSIGESFHVVSPAALTLRGYAEAVAGWYGRSAELSYLGWEQWRETVDARAAELTWDHIAHSPNASIEKARRLLGFEPRYSSLDAIREAVEALAERGELPSLSPNSI
- a CDS encoding glycoside hydrolase family 43 protein encodes the protein MLTRLLLSVSVLLGLAVTPQAVAATPNSGYLFAYFTGEGTPDGEQIYFAASRGDDPLAWDELNGGKPVLTSTLGDRGVRDPFLLRSPDGRRFYLLATDLKMHGNGNWDQVQRTGSRSIMVWESADLVHWSAQRSALVSPPTAGNTWAPEAYWNAATGSYVVFWASKLYAENDPQHLGDSYNRMMYATTTDFVHFSEARVWNDPGYSVIDSTVIASDGVYHRFTKDERNPSSSTPCSKFILQESSADLLAPSWDFTADCIGKGAISRGEGPTVFKANTGNKWYLFIDEFGGRGYVPFETTDLASGKWAMSPSFDLPTSPRHGTVLPLNPAEHHRVTRTLR
- a CDS encoding DUF4326 domain-containing protein, which encodes MTCSGLPEQASRWTEDEQERAALVLGGQATVVNVRKNGPHRRLVPWLTEAGLLTYIGHAGARHTWPESDFASPFVAEARTDRALAVRLYEEWLDLQPALLRRLGLGELRGRALGCWCAPSQCHGDVLAGRHRGPLISIR
- a CDS encoding LacI family DNA-binding transcriptional regulator — its product is MAKRTEAVEPAPAVRLPALTDVASLAGVSHMTVSRVINETGPVRAETREKVLAAIEELGYRPNSTARALATGRSRNLGVVALDSTLFGPASTLFGVEHAAREAGYGISIASVSDPRRDSIAAAVESLRRQAVEGVVVIAPHVVAKPALRAAPGGVPMVAVADTDRASIPVISVDQRDGARQVTEHLLGLGHRTVWHVAGPADWLEARAREQAWRRTLKRHDAEPPPVLRGDWSPRSGYEAGRELAGERGITAVFVANDQMALGLLRAFAEAGRSVPGEVHVAGFDDVPEAAFFNPPLTTVRQDFIEVGRRTFGLLQEQIEGAAPPARSLVPAELVVRESTGG
- a CDS encoding MFS transporter, which codes for MDTDLSRGAIRKITLRLLPLLAVLYVIAYIDRSNVGFAKLTLQAELGLSATVFTLGQVFFFVAYALLEVPSNLALHRFGAHRWIARIMLTWGLVTLATALVTETWQFYLARFLLGAAEAGFFPGVLYYLTRWFPSAHRSTAIGLFMLAGPISFIIGNPLMGGLNDLHGVWGLDGWQWIFLATGVPAVLAAPVVLWLLPREPDTATWLTPAERGWVRTRLDEEAAVAGSQPHNAWAVLKDRRVVSLAVFFLCFPLATYGLAFWLPTIVDGFGELSGFSVGLLSAVPYLCVMAGLVVVPKLAKTRGTPFGWLALMLGLSAGGFLLAAVSGSPWLQMLGICVASVGGYAAQPVMWGIVPKFLSGAAAAAGIGAINGIGNLGGGFGPMGIAAIVDATGSALTGLVFLIVVSVLGILGTFVLRRVLRPVTTGDPVTSH
- a CDS encoding serine hydrolase, whose translation is MDELQELLDTHVAAGTVPGAVALVARGDRVEVRTAGFADIESGTPMAADSIFRLASITKPIVAAAVLVLVEDGVLAFDDPVAKWLPELASPMVVRTPDGPVDDLVPAVRPITVAHLLTSTAGYGFSSDFSRPAVQALFSVQKDGREPQHVPPPDEWLAALSRVPLGHQPGEGWLYNTSSDLQGVLIARASGRSLPEFLAERLFEPLGMTDTGFAVPPEQRHRFTTYYRPSADGFERADGPDGQWSHLPAFPSGAGGLVSTARDWHRFARMLLAGGEHVLSAESVRQLVTDQLTRSQREGSELFLEGQSWGFGGAVDVDPVDPWIVPGRYGWIGGTGTTAHLVPSTGAIAVLLTQVASDGPEAPKLMRDFWTLANAERTLPH
- a CDS encoding alpha-L-arabinofuranosidase C-terminal domain-containing protein, with product MSRRSLRFGLALAALTALAVAPLPVAAQAAPAYRLEIDAAADGPELPRSMYGVFFEDINHAADGGLYGELVRNRSFEFDRADNASFTGLTAWTPAASGGTATVADDAGRLNERNRRYLKLDVTGGSFGVTNAGYNAGIAVEKGKRYDFSVWARGNAQLTASLTDAAGASLARPVLVTAKGEWAKYTGSFTARESSSTGRLTVTAGASVGLDMVSLFPRDTFMNRPNGLRRDLAEKIAALEPGFVRFPGGCLVNTGSHEAYEAPDWERRRSYQWKDTVGPVEERATNANFWGYNQSYGLGYFEYFQFAEDIGAMPLPVVPALVTGCGQNQATDDPELLQRHIQDTLDLIEFANGPADSPWGARRAQMGHPEPFGLTHLGVGNEENLPDEFFERFTEFRKAINAKYPEITVISNSGPDDAGATFDRAWELNRAANVDMVDEHYYNSPQWFLENNNRYDTYDRKGPKVFLGEYASQDNRFANSLAEAAFMTGLERNADVVRLASYAPLLADRDNNQWRPDMIWFTNSASWGSTSYETQKLFMTNVGDRVVPSTSTPTPIVNGPITGAVGLSTWLTSARYDDVTVTAADGTGLFADDFSAGAQKWTNISGRGNWSVDNGAYVQSDVTAENTMVTAGDPGWQNYDLSVKATKQAGAEGFLIGFGVRGTGDYYWWNLGGWANTRSAVEKATGGAKQTLVENGTRIEEGRTYDVRVEVRNRHVSLFLDGVKWGEFTDDKVAEPFRQVVTHDAATGDLIVKVVNAQSAPATTRVDLGGTRIAPQGRVTTLSGPPDAVNTETATPIRPMESTVDGLASVFDHTFPPHSITFLRLRPLP
- a CDS encoding epoxide hydrolase family protein produces the protein MTEIQPFRIDIPQAEIDDLRDRVARTRWPRELPGTGWERGVPVGYLRELATYWAEEFDWREQEARLNEIPQFTTEIDGQRVHFLHVRSPEPGARPLLMIHGWPSSPIEFLRVIGPLTDPRAHGGDPAKAFDLVIPSLPGYGFSTPMAGAGWGNLFRVAQAWAELMRRLGYARYVVQGTDAGAGVAQLLAMVDGERVAGVHVTGTAAAMPFGPPIETAGLSPADRARAERFNRIQQDGLGYLHIQATRPQTVGYGLHDSPVAQLAWIAEKFREWTGPAHDLPEKAVDRDQLLTAISVFWFTGAGMSSAHAVYEGMRVYREMAAHQPPADELPPGPPVGYAVFAGDDTIRSLADPAGRVSHWSEFGSGGHFPAMEVPGLLVGDLRKFYADLP